Proteins encoded by one window of Chondromyces crocatus:
- a CDS encoding TonB-dependent receptor family protein produces the protein MEIRKQRRLPLITPFLAVLLATPFASAQEATDAPPGDEPRPATGALDVEIGVASGSEESAEAEGAPPSDPTEVTVVGTRAQETSGSAHVIRPKQLERFEYDDPHQVLLSVPGVYVRGEDGFGLRPNIGMRGAISDRSKKITLMEDGVLFGPAPYSAPAAYYFPLITRMNSVRVVKGPSAIVYGPHTVAGAIDLVTAPIPDTRKVMIDVAMGQYLSRKLHVRAGVSDESGRLGILIEGVHLGNTGFKDLDGGGDTGFTRNEWMLKGRYDLGTRGGIHQELELKAGYSNEISHETYLGLTDADFAVTPYRRYVASKLDRMEFHRTQLALTHRMKFGSEVELVTTGYRHDLHRIWDRVHSFRGAALSQVLSNPSDPRNAVYYNVLTGAIPPTTSEESLVFGPNDRAFVSQGVQSTLHWRPRTGPITHRIELGTRIHYDSIARIHNRDGYLVEGTRLEHDGSPTVYEANNEASTLALSMYAVDAATWGPVTLTAGARIESIRGEFNDNQSDVRTLALQQVALPGAGLFVALPLDLGAFVGLHQGFSPVPPGQNDFVRPEKSVNYEAGLRWSPRRFRAELVGFYNDYSNLSNVCTYSTGCLNENIDQQYDGGRARVYGLEGYVESEYQLTEGIALPGRLAYTFTQAEFASDFSSADPIFGTVFAGDTVPYVPTHQLYASIGLETRRFGVNVGGTYVSQMREIAGRGDPGPGEATDAYFLLDASASVKVLDWLSVYTTGRNLLNSAYLASRRPFGARPGAPIWVQVGAKIEL, from the coding sequence ATGGAAATCCGCAAGCAGCGCCGCCTTCCCCTGATCACCCCCTTTCTCGCCGTCCTCCTCGCCACACCGTTCGCCTCCGCTCAGGAAGCGACCGATGCCCCCCCAGGTGATGAGCCCCGGCCGGCAACGGGAGCGCTCGACGTCGAGATCGGCGTCGCCTCTGGCTCCGAGGAGAGCGCCGAGGCCGAGGGTGCTCCCCCCTCCGATCCCACCGAGGTCACCGTGGTGGGGACACGCGCCCAGGAGACGAGTGGCTCCGCGCACGTCATTCGACCCAAGCAGCTCGAGCGCTTCGAGTACGACGATCCGCACCAGGTCCTCCTGAGCGTCCCCGGCGTCTACGTCCGCGGGGAAGACGGCTTCGGGCTCCGACCCAACATCGGGATGCGCGGCGCGATCTCGGATCGCAGCAAGAAGATCACGCTGATGGAGGACGGTGTCCTCTTCGGGCCGGCGCCGTACAGCGCCCCCGCGGCGTACTACTTCCCTCTGATCACGCGGATGAACTCGGTGCGCGTGGTGAAGGGCCCGTCGGCCATCGTCTACGGACCGCACACGGTCGCCGGCGCCATCGATCTGGTCACGGCGCCGATCCCCGACACGCGCAAGGTGATGATCGACGTCGCCATGGGCCAGTACCTCTCCCGCAAGCTTCACGTGCGTGCGGGGGTCTCGGACGAGTCAGGGCGGCTCGGCATCCTCATCGAGGGCGTCCACCTGGGGAACACGGGCTTCAAGGATCTCGACGGGGGTGGGGACACGGGCTTCACCCGCAACGAGTGGATGCTGAAGGGTCGCTACGATCTGGGCACCCGAGGCGGCATCCACCAGGAGCTGGAGCTCAAGGCGGGCTACTCCAACGAGATCTCGCACGAGACCTACCTGGGCCTGACGGACGCCGACTTCGCAGTGACACCGTACCGGCGGTACGTCGCCAGCAAGCTCGACCGGATGGAGTTCCACAGGACGCAGCTCGCGTTGACGCACCGGATGAAGTTCGGGAGCGAGGTGGAGCTCGTGACGACGGGCTATCGCCACGATCTGCACCGGATCTGGGACCGCGTGCACAGCTTCCGCGGCGCGGCACTCTCGCAGGTGCTGAGCAACCCGTCGGATCCGCGCAACGCCGTCTATTACAACGTGCTCACGGGGGCCATCCCGCCCACCACCTCCGAGGAGTCGCTGGTCTTCGGGCCGAACGATCGGGCATTCGTCTCTCAAGGGGTGCAGTCCACACTGCACTGGAGGCCGCGCACGGGGCCCATCACGCACCGCATCGAGCTGGGGACGCGGATCCACTACGACTCGATCGCGCGCATCCACAACCGTGACGGCTACCTGGTCGAGGGGACCCGGCTCGAGCACGACGGGTCTCCGACCGTGTACGAGGCCAACAACGAGGCATCGACGCTGGCGCTCTCCATGTACGCCGTCGACGCGGCGACCTGGGGGCCAGTGACGCTGACGGCGGGTGCACGGATCGAGTCGATCCGCGGCGAGTTCAACGACAACCAGAGTGATGTGCGGACTCTCGCGCTGCAGCAGGTGGCGCTCCCCGGGGCTGGCCTCTTCGTCGCACTGCCGCTGGATCTCGGCGCGTTCGTCGGCCTTCATCAGGGGTTCTCGCCAGTCCCACCGGGCCAGAACGACTTCGTCAGGCCCGAGAAGAGCGTGAACTACGAGGCCGGCTTGCGGTGGTCACCACGCCGCTTCCGGGCCGAGCTGGTCGGGTTCTACAACGACTACTCGAACCTCTCGAACGTGTGCACGTACTCCACGGGATGCCTCAACGAGAACATCGACCAGCAGTACGACGGCGGGCGCGCGCGCGTGTACGGTCTCGAAGGGTACGTGGAGAGCGAGTACCAGCTCACCGAGGGGATCGCGCTCCCTGGCAGGCTGGCGTACACGTTCACGCAGGCGGAATTCGCGAGTGACTTCAGCTCGGCGGATCCGATCTTCGGGACGGTGTTCGCCGGTGACACTGTCCCCTACGTGCCCACGCACCAGCTCTACGCATCGATCGGGCTGGAGACACGTCGGTTCGGCGTGAACGTGGGAGGGACCTACGTGAGCCAGATGCGGGAGATCGCCGGCCGAGGAGATCCAGGACCGGGAGAGGCGACGGATGCCTACTTCCTGCTCGATGCCAGCGCGAGCGTGAAGGTGCTCGACTGGTTGAGCGTGTACACGACGGGCCGGAACCTGCTGAACAGCGCCTACCTGGCGTCACGGCGGCCGTTCGGAGCGCGGCCCGGCGCGCCGATCTGGGTGCAGGTCGGCGCGAAGATCGAACTCTGA
- a CDS encoding GMC family oxidoreductase N-terminal domain-containing protein, with amino-acid sequence MNREIASSEPIVDGRNLQVGFDEACDVVVIGSGSGGAVMATLLAEAGRRVIVLEEGPYYRPADYQRFLPSEAVRKIFREAGMATVFGVGQTPIISMMMGRGVGGSSLVTGGVCFRIPGEVHHHWTRDLGLSDLGERHLEEAYESVEKRLTVREVPEAMRSDSTRLFVKGAQALGIEMKPIHRNTGDDCEGNARCNFTCPAGAKRSVDVSYLPSALKHGTRVVADALVERVLVERGRAAGVEGRLLGSEGTSHRFRIRAPVVVAACGTLHTPLLLSASGVGRQSGVLGRNITLHPAARVVARFDHAVNGWNGALQSVYSDTFADDGIKLVGVYTAVNVLAAALPGVGPALRRRARALQNSAVFGAMIHDEGGGQVRSGLGREPMLTYEMAPRDLARLRRSITVLCEMALAAGAREVYTPVFGFQPLKNMDEARAMERASIDARRIECMSFHPLGSARVSNDARRGVVDQNGESFELPGLFVADGSILPTSIGVNSQVPIMAMTTRLAWRLDERFARLAHSAA; translated from the coding sequence GTGAACCGAGAGATTGCGTCGTCCGAGCCCATCGTCGATGGGCGAAACCTCCAGGTCGGCTTCGATGAAGCGTGCGACGTGGTGGTCATCGGTTCGGGATCAGGCGGTGCGGTGATGGCGACGCTGCTGGCCGAGGCCGGGCGTCGTGTGATCGTGCTCGAGGAGGGGCCTTACTACCGCCCGGCGGACTACCAGCGCTTCTTGCCGAGCGAGGCGGTGCGCAAGATCTTCCGCGAGGCGGGGATGGCGACCGTCTTCGGTGTCGGGCAAACGCCGATCATCTCCATGATGATGGGCCGCGGTGTGGGCGGCTCGTCCCTCGTGACCGGCGGCGTCTGCTTCCGGATCCCTGGCGAGGTGCATCATCACTGGACACGAGATCTGGGCCTCTCCGATCTCGGCGAGCGTCACCTGGAAGAAGCGTACGAGAGCGTCGAGAAGCGCCTGACCGTGCGCGAGGTCCCCGAGGCGATGCGCTCGGACTCGACGCGGCTCTTCGTGAAGGGCGCGCAGGCGCTCGGGATCGAGATGAAGCCGATCCATCGAAACACGGGGGACGACTGCGAGGGAAACGCGCGGTGCAACTTCACGTGCCCGGCGGGAGCCAAACGCTCGGTCGATGTGTCGTACCTGCCGTCGGCGCTCAAGCACGGGACGCGGGTCGTCGCCGATGCGCTCGTGGAGCGGGTGCTGGTGGAGCGAGGTCGCGCCGCCGGTGTGGAGGGGAGGCTCCTGGGGAGCGAGGGGACCTCGCACCGCTTCCGGATACGCGCGCCGGTCGTGGTGGCCGCGTGCGGAACGCTGCACACGCCGCTGCTCCTCTCTGCCTCCGGCGTTGGGCGGCAGAGCGGGGTGCTCGGAAGAAACATCACCCTGCACCCCGCAGCGCGCGTCGTGGCGCGCTTCGATCACGCCGTGAACGGGTGGAACGGCGCGCTCCAGAGCGTCTACTCGGACACGTTTGCCGACGACGGGATCAAGCTGGTGGGTGTGTACACCGCCGTCAACGTGCTCGCGGCCGCGCTGCCTGGTGTGGGACCGGCGCTGCGGAGGCGCGCGCGCGCGCTGCAGAACTCCGCGGTGTTCGGCGCGATGATCCACGATGAAGGTGGCGGTCAGGTGCGCAGCGGGCTGGGGCGCGAGCCCATGCTCACCTACGAGATGGCCCCCCGGGATCTGGCGCGGCTTCGAAGGTCGATCACGGTGCTGTGCGAGATGGCGCTCGCCGCTGGCGCACGCGAGGTCTACACGCCCGTGTTCGGCTTCCAGCCGCTGAAGAACATGGACGAGGCGCGCGCGATGGAGAGAGCATCGATCGATGCGCGGCGGATCGAGTGCATGTCGTTCCATCCTCTCGGCAGCGCGCGGGTCTCGAACGATGCGCGACGCGGCGTCGTCGACCAGAACGGCGAGAGCTTCGAACTCCCTGGCCTGTTCGTGGCGGACGGCTCGATCTTGCCCACCAGCATCGGGGTGAACTCCCAGGTGCCCATCATGGCAATGACCACCCGACTCGCCTGGCGGCTCGACGAGCGATTTGCGAGGCTTGCGCACTCCGCGGCGTGA
- a CDS encoding response regulator transcription factor, which yields MAQRVLLIDDDVRLHELLASYLEQNGFSITGAHDGPRGLAALATGTFDAIVLDVMMPGMDGVEVVRRIRAKSSIPILMLTARGEEADRVVGLEMGADDYIAKPFSPRELVARLRAVLRRGRSETSGERFVLGDIVIDVPGRVVSVGGRPVDLTGIEFDILVALGRRAGRVVPRDALLEAAGRADVHVGERTVDVHISHLRQKLGDDPRAPKLIKTVRGVGYVLTKDGA from the coding sequence ATGGCGCAACGCGTACTGCTCATCGACGACGACGTCCGGCTGCACGAGCTGCTCGCGAGTTACCTCGAGCAGAACGGCTTCTCGATCACGGGGGCTCACGACGGGCCCCGCGGCCTGGCCGCCCTCGCCACGGGGACGTTCGACGCCATCGTTCTCGACGTGATGATGCCAGGGATGGATGGCGTGGAGGTCGTCCGGCGCATCCGCGCGAAGAGCTCCATCCCCATCCTGATGCTCACCGCGCGCGGCGAGGAGGCCGATCGCGTGGTCGGTCTCGAGATGGGCGCCGACGATTACATCGCCAAGCCCTTCAGTCCTCGGGAGCTGGTTGCGCGCCTGCGGGCGGTCCTGCGGCGCGGTCGCAGCGAGACCTCGGGCGAGCGCTTCGTCCTGGGAGACATCGTGATCGACGTGCCCGGTCGGGTGGTGAGCGTGGGAGGCCGGCCCGTGGATCTGACGGGCATCGAGTTCGACATCCTGGTCGCGCTGGGGCGCCGTGCCGGCCGCGTGGTTCCTCGGGATGCACTCCTCGAAGCGGCGGGACGCGCGGACGTCCACGTCGGTGAGCGGACGGTCGACGTCCATATCTCGCACCTGCGCCAGAAACTCGGAGACGACCCGCGCGCGCCGAAGCTGATCAAGACGGTGCGCGGCGTGGGGTACGTGCTGACGAAGGACGGAGCGTGA
- a CDS encoding imelysin family protein, with amino-acid sequence MRRSRDVRLLAGAPIAAGFVLYALSSGCERVSYYSISGGDPSGPGAPTTTTTGPGAGPGTEVTRAQVLAAVGACAAPLYQSVATAVAEFDTATRAAVGGDAEARTTAREAWTKTIGLWQQAEVIRIGAAGPAALPHGQALRDYMYSWPLTSRCLMEQTLTSKAYEAPTFAQTALINMRGLAAAEYLLFYEGSDNACNATASINSAGTWAALGAAEIAARKAAYAAVVTTDLTARSRQLADSWAPDQGNFGAILGAAGTSGSPFASAQAALNAVSDGMFYVEREVKDMKLGRPLGVWGECASTSCPEAVESRYALIAAEHVKNNLIGFRRLFAGCEESENIGFDDLLVSIGAGSLAERMTADVDGAIATAEAMSNPDLVEGLSTRRSEVEALHASVKRITDALKTEFVSVLDLELPQVVEGDND; translated from the coding sequence ATGCGTAGGTCTCGAGATGTTCGCCTGCTCGCTGGGGCGCCGATTGCAGCAGGATTCGTTCTCTATGCGCTTTCGAGCGGCTGCGAACGGGTGTCGTACTACTCCATCTCGGGCGGCGATCCCTCGGGGCCTGGCGCCCCCACGACCACGACCACAGGACCCGGTGCCGGCCCAGGCACCGAGGTGACACGCGCGCAGGTGCTCGCCGCCGTGGGCGCTTGCGCGGCCCCGCTGTACCAGAGCGTGGCCACGGCGGTGGCAGAGTTCGACACCGCCACACGGGCTGCGGTCGGCGGCGATGCGGAGGCACGCACGACCGCGCGCGAGGCCTGGACGAAGACCATCGGCCTCTGGCAGCAAGCGGAGGTCATCCGGATCGGTGCGGCCGGCCCGGCAGCACTCCCGCACGGGCAGGCGCTGCGTGACTACATGTATTCGTGGCCCCTCACCAGCCGGTGCTTGATGGAGCAGACGCTCACGTCGAAAGCCTATGAGGCGCCGACCTTCGCCCAGACGGCGCTGATCAACATGCGTGGTCTCGCCGCGGCGGAGTATCTCCTGTTCTACGAGGGCTCGGACAACGCCTGCAATGCGACCGCGAGCATCAACTCGGCTGGCACCTGGGCTGCGCTCGGTGCCGCAGAGATCGCTGCGCGCAAGGCAGCCTACGCCGCCGTCGTCACGACCGATCTGACGGCGAGGTCACGGCAGCTCGCCGACTCATGGGCGCCGGACCAGGGGAATTTCGGCGCAATCCTCGGCGCTGCCGGGACGTCTGGCTCGCCGTTCGCGAGCGCGCAGGCCGCCCTCAACGCGGTGAGCGACGGGATGTTCTACGTGGAGCGAGAGGTCAAGGACATGAAGCTCGGCCGACCTCTCGGGGTCTGGGGAGAGTGCGCGAGCACGTCATGCCCGGAAGCGGTCGAGTCACGCTACGCCCTCATCGCCGCGGAGCACGTGAAGAACAATCTCATCGGGTTCCGGCGGCTCTTCGCGGGCTGCGAGGAGAGCGAGAACATCGGCTTCGACGATCTGCTCGTCAGCATCGGCGCAGGCTCGCTGGCCGAGCGGATGACCGCCGATGTCGACGGAGCCATCGCCACGGCGGAGGCGATGTCGAACCCGGACCTCGTCGAGGGACTGAGCACCCGGCGTTCGGAGGTCGAGGCGCTGCATGCGAGCGTCAAGCGGATCACGGACGCACTCAAGACCGAGTTCGTGTCGGTCCTCGATCTCGAACTGCCGCAGGTGGTCGAGGGAGACAATGACTGA
- a CDS encoding HAMP domain-containing sensor histidine kinase: MTRCRHHTPREGRVSRYLKARLQRRLFVTFGITIMATVAMVAAAMSLLDGGWGASFRLEVRRVEALIDRQFAQVWGTPAARDGLARAVAEELDASVMLLDDREQTLVSHGPACGTRTYRVPVQSDGTALGSVVVCFHRFRHGGPFRVALVLGVIASVLWAASGLISRRLARPLLELSRVAREIGEGNLQSRVRLDRRAAGEVGVVGETLNDMAARIEKQLADQRELLAAVSHELRTPLSRIRLLTEMARDRGRGGEESEGVEIEGVEIEGETRPLRVPSSKLLDDLDREVMEIDALVGDLLASSRIDFNALTVTRVAPADAALRALERAGLDPSLLEVEEDTPPAMEVDATLLGRALANLIENARAHGGGVERLRVHARGETISFDVEDGGLGFSPGEEARVFEPFYRGGSASASEPRGALGLGLGLALCKRIAVAHGGRAFAENRAEGGARVGVEIRVRPPSSGGAPRERRSSHA, from the coding sequence GTGACGCGCTGCAGGCACCACACACCACGGGAAGGGCGCGTCTCGCGCTACTTGAAGGCGCGTCTCCAGCGCCGCCTGTTCGTGACGTTCGGCATCACCATCATGGCGACGGTCGCCATGGTGGCCGCGGCGATGAGCCTGCTGGATGGAGGATGGGGAGCGAGCTTCCGCCTGGAGGTGAGACGGGTCGAGGCCTTGATCGACCGCCAGTTCGCCCAGGTCTGGGGCACGCCCGCCGCGCGTGACGGCCTGGCCCGCGCCGTGGCTGAGGAACTGGACGCGAGCGTGATGCTCCTGGACGATCGAGAGCAAACCCTCGTGTCACACGGGCCGGCTTGTGGAACACGTACCTACCGTGTCCCGGTACAAAGCGATGGCACTGCGCTGGGATCGGTGGTGGTGTGCTTCCACCGTTTCCGGCACGGAGGTCCGTTCCGTGTCGCCCTGGTGCTCGGCGTGATCGCGTCGGTCCTGTGGGCCGCCTCCGGTTTGATCTCGCGGCGCCTTGCACGTCCGCTTCTGGAGCTGTCGCGGGTGGCGCGCGAGATCGGTGAGGGCAACCTGCAGAGCCGCGTCCGGCTCGACCGGCGCGCTGCTGGTGAGGTCGGTGTCGTGGGCGAGACGCTCAACGACATGGCGGCTCGCATCGAGAAGCAGCTTGCGGATCAGCGGGAGCTGCTCGCCGCCGTCTCGCACGAGCTGCGCACGCCCCTGTCACGCATCCGCCTGTTGACCGAGATGGCGCGAGATCGTGGAAGGGGAGGGGAGGAGAGTGAGGGCGTGGAGATCGAGGGCGTGGAGATCGAGGGCGAAACGAGACCCCTCCGCGTCCCCTCCTCGAAGCTCCTCGACGATCTCGATCGTGAGGTGATGGAAATCGATGCGCTCGTCGGCGATCTGCTCGCAAGTTCCAGGATCGACTTCAACGCACTCACTGTGACCCGCGTCGCGCCTGCGGATGCTGCGCTTCGCGCGCTGGAGCGAGCGGGGCTCGATCCCAGCCTGCTCGAAGTGGAAGAGGACACGCCTCCCGCCATGGAGGTCGACGCGACATTGCTGGGGCGCGCCCTGGCCAACCTGATCGAGAACGCGCGTGCACATGGTGGCGGCGTCGAGCGGCTCCGGGTGCACGCGCGAGGCGAGACGATCTCGTTCGACGTGGAGGACGGTGGTCTGGGTTTCTCCCCTGGCGAAGAAGCGCGGGTGTTCGAGCCGTTCTATCGGGGAGGCAGCGCATCGGCCAGCGAACCGCGTGGTGCTCTGGGCCTGGGCCTGGGTCTCGCCCTCTGCAAGCGGATCGCCGTAGCGCATGGTGGCCGGGCTTTTGCGGAGAACCGGGCCGAGGGCGGCGCGCGGGTCGGCGTCGAGATTCGTGTCCGCCCCCCATCCTCCGGCGGGGCACCGCGTGAGCGCCGCTCCTCCCACGCCTGA
- a CDS encoding Spy/CpxP family protein refolding chaperone, protein MVGFLIGTACLVGLFSMLRRGGWEGRCGGRGWGGDWQGRFGGPWDGEGGPPWSRGGGGGFQGRRRRMLGFLFERLDTTAGQEKVITAALDDLRSTAEAHRGELRRTRADVAAATRSPSFDETRLGELFARHDDALTTMRKELVGALAKIHAVLDDRQRERLADLLESGSFFGGMRHGRGRHGRAWA, encoded by the coding sequence ATGGTGGGATTCCTGATCGGTACGGCCTGTCTGGTGGGCCTGTTCTCGATGCTGAGACGCGGTGGCTGGGAAGGACGTTGCGGAGGCAGAGGCTGGGGAGGGGACTGGCAGGGGCGCTTCGGCGGTCCCTGGGATGGTGAAGGGGGCCCGCCCTGGTCGCGGGGTGGAGGGGGTGGTTTCCAGGGAAGGCGCCGGCGGATGCTCGGCTTCCTGTTCGAGCGCCTCGACACCACCGCCGGCCAGGAGAAGGTGATCACGGCTGCGCTGGACGATCTGCGCAGCACCGCCGAGGCGCATCGCGGCGAGCTGCGCCGCACGCGCGCAGACGTGGCGGCAGCGACTCGCAGCCCCAGCTTCGACGAGACCCGCCTCGGAGAGCTGTTCGCGCGACACGACGACGCCTTGACGACGATGCGCAAGGAGCTGGTCGGCGCGCTCGCGAAGATCCACGCCGTCCTCGACGACCGGCAGCGCGAGCGGCTGGCCGATCTCCTGGAGAGTGGCTCCTTCTTCGGCGGGATGAGGCACGGCCGCGGACGCCACGGCAGGGCGTGGGCGTGA
- a CDS encoding HTTM domain-containing protein: MTEEEGAAPRGLRRDWLTRVRAVLLAPKDAASLAAFRILFGILGFVSALRFQVYGWVDQLFVEPQFTFHYFGAAWVRQLGPTATHALFGALTVLSACVALGLFYRPAIFLVFLGFTYVQLLDVTNYLNHYVLFSLLAALMTLMPLNGKWSIDALLFPRLRRETFPTWCTYLLRFQVGTVYTCAGLAKVTEDWLVHAQPLQIWLAARTDTPLIGPLLTLPGAGHVMSWAGCLFDLSVAWFLLFGRTRPFAYVAVLVFHALTKMLFPIGMFPAIMVVAATVFFAPSWPRRYLRHIPWLRGAQDAPIDGAEAPASTRRPAAPPTHAPTMKLKLALGLGAVYMAIQIFLPLRTHLYGGNVLWHEQGMRFSWRVMVREKNGSVTYRLTHPETGRVTEVHPRKYLDQRQQREFSTQPDLILQLAQHIARDVGNREGVRPIVQVDAIASLNGRRAARLIDPEVDLASISDSLARAAWILPAPTEPPPAIRPVAWKSASSAAFP; the protein is encoded by the coding sequence ATGACTGAAGAGGAGGGTGCGGCGCCGAGAGGCCTCCGTCGAGACTGGCTCACTCGCGTCCGCGCAGTGTTGCTGGCCCCGAAGGATGCGGCCTCTCTCGCGGCGTTCCGCATCCTCTTCGGGATCCTCGGCTTCGTCAGCGCGCTCCGCTTCCAGGTGTATGGCTGGGTGGACCAGCTCTTCGTCGAGCCGCAGTTCACCTTCCATTACTTCGGCGCGGCGTGGGTGCGTCAGCTCGGGCCGACGGCGACCCACGCGCTCTTCGGGGCGCTGACGGTGCTCTCCGCGTGCGTCGCGCTCGGGCTGTTCTATCGGCCCGCCATCTTCCTCGTGTTCCTGGGGTTCACGTACGTCCAGCTGCTCGACGTCACGAACTACCTGAACCACTACGTTCTCTTCAGCCTTCTCGCGGCGTTGATGACGCTCATGCCGCTCAACGGCAAGTGGTCGATCGACGCACTCCTGTTCCCCCGCCTCCGCCGGGAGACGTTCCCCACCTGGTGCACCTACCTGCTCCGGTTCCAGGTCGGAACGGTCTACACGTGCGCAGGGCTCGCGAAGGTCACGGAGGACTGGCTGGTTCACGCTCAGCCGCTCCAGATCTGGCTCGCTGCGCGAACGGATACGCCGCTGATCGGCCCGCTGCTCACGCTCCCCGGCGCCGGTCACGTCATGAGCTGGGCGGGGTGTCTGTTCGATCTGAGCGTCGCATGGTTCCTGCTCTTCGGGCGGACGCGCCCCTTCGCGTACGTGGCAGTGCTGGTCTTCCACGCGCTGACCAAGATGCTGTTCCCGATCGGGATGTTCCCGGCCATCATGGTCGTCGCCGCCACAGTGTTCTTCGCCCCGAGCTGGCCCAGGCGGTACCTGCGCCACATTCCCTGGCTGCGAGGCGCCCAGGACGCTCCCATCGACGGTGCAGAAGCGCCCGCTTCCACGCGCCGCCCTGCAGCGCCCCCCACCCATGCGCCGACGATGAAGCTCAAGCTCGCGCTCGGGCTGGGGGCCGTGTACATGGCCATCCAGATCTTCTTGCCGCTGCGCACCCACCTCTACGGAGGCAACGTGCTCTGGCACGAGCAAGGCATGAGGTTCTCCTGGCGCGTCATGGTCCGCGAGAAGAACGGCAGCGTGACTTACCGGCTGACGCATCCAGAGACCGGGCGGGTGACCGAAGTGCACCCGCGCAAGTACCTGGATCAACGACAACAGCGCGAGTTCTCCACCCAGCCCGATCTCATCCTCCAGCTCGCGCAGCACATCGCACGCGACGTCGGGAACCGAGAGGGCGTTCGTCCCATCGTCCAGGTCGACGCCATCGCGTCCCTCAACGGACGTCGGGCCGCACGTCTCATCGATCCCGAGGTCGACCTCGCCAGTATCTCTGACTCGCTCGCCCGCGCTGCGTGGATTCTCCCCGCACCGACCGAGCCTCCCCCCGCAATCCGTCCCGTCGCATGGAAATCCGCAAGCAGCGCCGCCTTCCCCTGA